The genome window TCCCGAGACCCTCaggggaggacggtatataaatataataataatagagattGGTGTTAGAACACTACTATACAACCCGAAAACCACAGCACCTTGtgcgattctggctgtgaaagccttcgacaatataataataataattaattaattcaatttccTCTTCTGCACAAGCCATCTCTTGGTGCAATGCCTCACATCTGAGGTGAAGGGAATGGGGCCCGTAGGTTAGCTTCAGTGGGGCTTCCGGTTCAAGCCAGTGGTTTAACATATCTCTTTTTTAGAAATTAACCAATAGCCGAGCTCCTCTGGCTGCTACTGGCTCAAGTTAATTACCTAGACTCTCGATTTCTCTGTTGGTACTGACCCAGCTCTTGTTGCTGAGATACACAGACATTTGGTCCTGGGAGGGCTTGAGAAATGACCAAGCAGACGAACACATAATTATTACCTCAGTCCTTCAGCAAGCCAGTAATCAGACTATGTGGGTGTTTTATGGTGAACTTGACAAACGGTTGAATTGTAACCTATTCCTAGAAATCTAGCCTACGGGGCTACTTTCCTTCTGTACACTAAATGCTTCTGTGGGTGGAAAGTAATTTTATGTTTTCTCTGTGAATGCCAAGTCTCCAAGCCTGCCTCTCCTAATCTGAGCATCACGGGTTTCTTTATCTTTCAGCGACAAAACAACACAACAGTTGGGCAGGCAGTGGCTGTGGAGCTCATTCTAACCTTCATACTGGTTCTCTGTGTCTTTGCCTCAACTGACAGCTGCAGAACCGATAATATGGGCTCCCCAGTATTACCTATCGGACTGTCAGTCACAACTGGCATGGTTTGAATCTGGCATGGTTTGAATCTGGGTTGACTGATTGtagttctttcctgcctccttttaGCAGAAGGTGCTGAAGTAACTTGAAGCGATAATCACGTGAATCGTTACTGGAGTCTTGACACGTTTTATTTTCTCTGAGGACCAACCCACTCTTGTCTTTAGTGGCATGGGAGTCACAGTGGTACAAGAGTCCCTTTCCAAGTAAGACTTGTGTGGAGAAACCACATGGTTAAGGCCAGTGACTCAGTTTCTTCTGGCATGTTAGTGGAAAGGCACAGGTTGCCAACAATCATCAATCACTACAGTCCAATAGGAATCAGCAGTGATAAAGAATCAACAGTATAATTTCCTCCTTAAAAAGAACCCAGATCTGTTTGCTCCTGTGAACACCTGTGAAggggcagggttagggttaaccCTGTGGTAGACAACCCTGCAGGTAGAAGAAGCTAcagggaggagttttggatttatatcccctccctgCAAGAGAGACTCAAAGGTTTACAacctccccttgccccccccttccccatcaaGCAAATCcttgaacaccctgtgaggtaggtgcagggctgagaggaagctccgagcggctgtgactagcccaagggtcacccagcttgGCGCGGTGTGTGGGAGGTGTAcatggctaatctgaattctccagataagcctcccacagctcgaaggtgggcggtagagctgggaatcaaacccggttcctccagattagatacacgagctcttaacctcctacaccactgctgctcctgctttgaACACCTGCTTTGCATCCAGAAGGTCCTTGGTTCAATTCCTAGCATCTATAGTTAAAATGGACTTGGTGGTCGCAGTATGAAAGGCCTGATACTCCAGAGAGCTGTTGCCAGGCAGACTAGATTATACCGACCTTGATAGATTCGTGTTCTGAattggtataaagcagcttcatgtgtgttagAAATTGCCCTGCTACGAGTTACATTTTTCTGCCTCGTGTTTTTGGTCCTTACCTCCTCTGAGGAACATAGGACAGTCTGCTTtgggggttgccaacctctaggtgatgACTGGAGAACTCtcgctgttacaactgatctctaggcaacagagatcaattcactcgGAGAAAATGACCATGTTGGGAAGTGGAACTCTATGGCACGATACCCCATTGCAgtcccaccccaaatctccccctcctcagtgtccccctccccctcccaaaaaacccctcagatatttcccagcccaaagctggcaactctagtctgCATGCTTCTCCGCtcctctgttttgtcctcacaacaaccctgtgaatttGTGCAGAGGCCATTTAACTTCCAGGGCAGGTTCCCAGCAGATTACTGCCTTGGAGGGCTGCTGGCAACCAGGAGCAAGCGAAGCCAAGCTGCAGTCTTCTGCCAGCACAGCAGAGAGGCTGCCTTTAGCGTAATGCTCACAGAGGTCACTCCAGCCTCGGCCGCTCTAGGGGGTCCTTTTAAGAGTCCCAGTCTGCCTCCCTTTGCGGTGAGGTAGGGATAGTCCAAAAAGAAGTGTAAACTGGACATAAAACTATGCAATGAATATTCTTAGGGCTGTTTCCTTCAAGACGGGCCTTTTTTATGGcaccctgggaacggtaaaacgCCTGCCtctccagggagccattcgcgacaggcggctgctgctgctaagcagcagcgcccgACCTAAGCGTCGCTGCcgccctccccagggcggcgccaGGTCGcttctgaaaaacaaccctttaaagggttgcttttCCCGCAATAGTCAGCTTGTTCCTTCGCCGGAGCGGGTGCTTAACAGCAACTGCCAGGGAACATCGCTGTTTCAGCTTCCTGTTCGACCACAGCCTCGAGCCGTCGTTGACCTGGTTGCCGTCGAGCCCCACCCTGACGCTAGTCCCTCACCCCTGGAGGTACCGGAGGGGCAGTGTGATGGGCTtcacggccagcaggctgacTAACGGGGACACGATGAGTCGGACAGTGGAAGGGGCACGAAGGCGGCTCCATCGCGGAGCCACCTGCCCGCCCGGCCGTCCTCTTCAGAGGCCGGGCTTCCTTGCCACGCGTCGCGGCTGACCGACCTCGCCTCCACGccgagcagaatttttttttgccgGGCATGGAAATTTTGAGCAAgcatcgacggccgtgcggaaacggccttagctgaGTAGGGACTTGAACTTAAATCTGCCAtgtcctaggtcagtggttctcaaccttccaaatgccgcgacccttaaatacagttcctcatgttgtggtgacccccaaccctaacatttatccattttacagatggagaacactgatgcagagagtcttaggcgacccctgtgaaagggtcattcgacccccaaaggggtcccgacccccaggttgagaaccactgtcctaggtcaatgctctaagccagtgtttcccaacctttttaacgtcgcggtacccttgacctcgctcttcatatctcaaggtacccttgaggttcatttgaatttttttttgcattttaaagggttttttccttttttggcctgtaggtggggggagtggcaagcagggggaggggaggggaggggtgggaaagcagcattgacagccgcgttgtttgtttgcctacattctgcatggatttggggggatttaaagggaaagctccctttaaatctatcccCCCAATCCACAAACAATgctgtttaaaatgttgtttaaaggaagcccatgaggtttccaaccccccctccccccaccccttcaaaatccatttgattccggtgggaagggggcaggtggtagcattgtcagggtacccctgggacgtgctcatggtaccccagggtaccacggaaccctggctgagaatcactgctctaagcCCTACACCACAGTGACTTATCACTTCTGCAGAAAGCTCTGGGACAGCAAGCATGCAACTTCACTGAACACAGTTTTCTACTCcttggtggaaaaaaaatggagaacgTACTTAAAAATGCTGCAGAGTCACAACAAAGGAGCTCCAAAGAAGAACTTCATTTATCTTCTGTTACAGAGGTTCAGCTGATTAATTTTCAGAGCAGGGTCTTCTCAGTAGTGATGCCACAAATAGAGAACGTCTTGCTCTTTCCTGAAGAAGCTCACTAACAGAATTTTTAAGCCATACAGCCTGGTCCTCTACATGTTCAATCAATAAGTACCACTGATTTTTACAGAACTTACTCCTCAGCAAGTACTCTTGGGATTGTAGATTTAGACATCACATCTTTATTAGTTCTATTAGGGGTGTGCAGGGTGAGGGGTAGGGGGTTGGTGCTGCTTAAACTTTTTCTTGGGTGTTGGTGTGCAAATGCTATGCTTTTACTGTTGCATTGTGatgtatttgtatatgtttttcaCAATGCTGGTGACAtttcctaaacattaggaataataaaagtgtaaataataataaattaaacaacCCCCTCAGAAGTAGCAAATGTTCTGGCCTGTATGGCATATAAGCTCATGAGTGCCAAGAcccaaaacagatccggctggccaCAACaaggtggaacaagctccctaaggagatcagggccctgtgggatctgaagattccgcagggcctgtaaaatggatctgttccaccaggcttttggccagccggggtgaccACCAGATCCTCATACCATCCTGGTCTCCTGTGGGTGGGTATAGGGTAGGAATGTTAATATATAGTAACATAGAAAACATTGATctgaattaaattatattaagtggttttattgtatttattgttttatgtgaatgtacaccaccctgagccctccgggggtagggcggtctagaagtggaattaaacaaacaaacaaacaaataaataaggtggGGACTCAAGTTCTtcaggaattataactgatctccagaggaaatggcaggtcaaggttgggggcagggggccaattggccatactggtagaggctgatgggaattgtagtcaatgaacatctggagtgccataggtttgccaccacggctctatggtgTATAGGAGAAATGGAAGTTTGAGGCCATTTATGTGCTTGTGGTCTGTCCCTcgggtcagattctcagttgcgcacacattccacccccctcccaaactcactACGCCAAACATCAGATAatcccatggtttccaaaagtaAACAACCTTTTTCCTGCATGCACATGGAAAGTGAAGTAGACCACTGGTCTGCTTTatttgctttgggttttctgctCTTCTCCACCCTCCTCCgcccatgcaggagcagttccgCACACTCCTTGGCTGGTATTACtagggcttctttttttaaaaaaaacacaccttggaTATATCACAGGAACAatgacccgccccccccccccccaccctcatacAGCATGCAACTTCCCAAAATTGAGGTTGTGGAGACAACCAGGAAATTGAGGGCAGGCAAAAGGGCAGCTAGGCTCAGAGGAATCAGCAGGGCAGTTCCTCGTGTGTTATCTAAGAAATGCATGGACACCCCTCTGCAGTGGCGTcacgccaatgggacaggggggtgggacgccctgggtgcacacctgtgcagtggcatggctggggcatggcaggggcgtagAATgccattccgggggcgttccggggcgggtgtggcaggggcgtggggcgCACGTTCCTCCTCGCTCTGCTCCTGCCCCTCTTCAGCCTccgggtaagtactgcatgcataaaggccTGAGAGTGTCACTACAtttctgctgagctccctccccaaactttgccctcaCCAGGCACCTCCCTCAAATCCCCAGGGATTTCCTaaattggagttggcaaccatagttggCCACTTCCTAGGAACAGGCACTGCAGGCAGCCGAGACAGAAAACAACATGTGCTTTTCCTGACAACATTAGCACTGCTGTCttgagaaaaggggaaaaggagtttttGCTGTTCTGGGAGCTCTCCGGTTCTGTACTTCCTCCTTTTCTCGACAACAGAACAACTGGGTCCAGGAATTGGAACAAACAGGAGGACACAAGAGCTAATTCACACTTTGGTGTCTATCAACAGGATTTGATCTATGCACTCTACAATATACTGGTTTCCGGAAACAGCTTTTGACTAGAATagagattttttattttattttttggtggacAGTGACGAAATATACACTGGACTAGTCACTGCTAGTAATCAGTTTTACCAGTTATCCAGCTTTTTGCCAGTAGAGTAGCTTCAACAACTCTAGGCAGTTTCCATAATGACAGGCATCTATCTTTATTGGCTCCCAGATCTATTTCACTGGCTGCTCCATGAACCCTGCACGGTCCCTCGGTCCTGCAGTCATCATGGGAAATTACCAGGATCACTGGGTAAGTGAATCCTTATGTCTTCTATCTGACACAAGCTAGAGCTGAACCTTCAAAATGATGTTCACAGAGGTTCACTTGGAGGAAAGAAATAGCAGGAACATTCAATCTAGACCTTGAGCCAAGATTCCCAAGGATTTGGCCAATAAGTAAAAGTAAAGGAGAGAATTACTATCCCCTCAGGACCTGGCAGGGGGATAAATGGCCAATGCATTAATGAGCTGTATACAGACAGGATTAATTCCTAGTTGGGCTGTGTCTTAATTAAAATCAGTTGCTTATGAATACAACGAGTGTTGATAGTGATGTATGAGCCATGGACTTATCTTAGGGGCCTGTTTATTCCATCACTTATTCTGGGAAATCCTTCTTGAACTCACTTTCAGTGTCTAATTTGTCTGCATGTTCAAATGATGAATTAGAAGCCAGTGAGAGAAAAGTCAACCAAAGCTGGCAAGATCAGAGGCTCTTGGCTCACCCCTCCATCATTCTGGGATAGCAGAATTCTTGGTAGGCAGAATTCACAGCTCCAGAGAAAAAACGATTGACCTGCAAATGTCACGAGTCACTAAGGCAGAGAGAGTGGAATCACTGAAGTATCACAAAACATCCTTTTTTCCCTGAGCAATATCATATATTACAATAGCTAACATACATTTTTGATGATGAAAAAAGGCTAGGTagggtttatttattatattaccATATTATAAAATATAATGGAAGTTGTCACATTCAGAATAAAAAATTCTGTTTTCTGCACATATAAATAACAATATGGTATATAGTTCTTACTGTGAGAGCGGCATTGTTATCTGGGCACTCAGACACTCTGGAATGAGAGATTCCAATGTTTGCCTGTAGCAGAAAGTAGAACGCAACTTTATTAAACAGACAGGCTTAACTAACTGTACACTCCAGGCTTTTCTTCTTGTCTCCCCAGGAAGTGCTTCTCTTTGACCCATTCAACATCCCTTTAGCAATGAGATTGTTGCTGTTTTCTGCTCACACAAGTAACAAATAACAACATGTTATCTGGCTCCAATTTTGAGAACTGCACTTTGAAAGCATTTAAAGGCATATTCCCCAGTGTCCAAGATAAATGGAGGTTTTGACTGCAGCATTGGTTGAAGTAGGATGCTcaaactgtgtttgtgtgtagTGTAAGGAGCTAGCTTTGGCCAGAGGTAGCATGACCAAGAAATATTGGGAAAGGTCTGTGTTCATAACACACTGCATGATGCTAGAGGAAAACCTAGGCATGACTAAACTTCCCCTGAACATTTCAAGATAATTGTGGGGCCATTTGGTCATGCTCTGTTCAACTCCTCCAGCAGAACGTTCTTGGTTAAATTGCCCCTATTCCCACAAAATACTATTATTTACAGGTCAAGGAAAGGAAGAGGTGTTTTTACATATACTACAATCTTTGGGAGCaagtaaaccatttttaaaccctcTTCTTTAGGTCTTCTGGGTAGGACCTCTGGCTGGTGGCATCACAGCATCCCTGATCTATAATTTCATCCTTGCTCCAGATGCAAGAGGCCTTTCTGAGCGGATCGAAGTCCTAAAAGGGACCTATGGACCCGAAGACAATTGGCTTGAGAAGAATGATCGGAGGTACTCAGTGGAACTGGTGGAGAAGTTCTAACATACCTCAAGGCTTGGGGCACCCTCCAGATTCATCAAAGGCGAAATGAAAATTCCACTCAAAAATGTTCTACTCTCTGCCCTTAAGGGCATGTTTGTCTCTTTCAGCTGTCATTCTATTCCCCATAATTTCCAATATACCTGTAAGATTGTACATTAGTATGAAGTCAAGAATTGCTGGCTTGATATCAGATaccttaaagaaagaaaaagaacaacaaatgtCCACTGCAGATAGGCTAAAGGGTATGGGTTGTTGCTAAGTCATCCAGATGGATATATTAGTTGCCCAAAGCTGCTGATGGGTAGTTCAAACACAACCCTTgctcacatccagtggtgggatccaaacattttagtatcaggttcccatggtggtgggattcaaactgcggcgtagcatAAAAATGTTACATATAAagtaataggtccaagaaaagtgaatatggatatttgggaaaaatggagaagtaaatggatgcctggcattctggatagggccccagtggggagcgtgactagAATAGAAGGTGAAAAACTtataagaaaattgaaagaagaagggatacaTAAAGTATCTGTTTTAGttcatgaaggagaaattataccattacaaaacttaatagaattgggtgggagagagaattggctggcaataagaggattatgggaaaaattaaggaaaaatagaataaaaggtgaatgtataatgaatcaatTGCTAAGACTCCATTaaacaatgaaagggaagattataggagtagtttacaaatatatagtagaggataaagaatttatgataagaacgttgaaacaaaaatggggaaaagatgatttcttagatgaagaaaaaatagaaagaataatggatagtatgaagaagataaagattgaaaaatatgtggaattagaaagaaaggttatacttaaatggtacagaaccccaatacagctaccctatatgattaaaggattaagtccaaagtgttggcattgtggagaaaaaggagcatattatatacatatgtggatagaatgcaaagtagtgaaaaagttttgggagaatattttttaaaatatgtagaaatCGACTGGCAGGTAAAAGtaaaaaaattgatgtaaataaagaattattaattgtgtGGGGATAATAGAACGACACTCAGAGTGAATaggaagtttggaaccaatgtataaaataatgattagaggcAGCACACGCACTTGGTGTTGGCGCTggagctggaaaagataataaaaaatggacagtttcaagatggttggaatatatatgggaacaaatacagctagagatattttgaaagagactggcaaaaaaaatattttatggaaagaaaaatagaagatattatgaagaagatatggacagtgtataaagaatggattgaagaagCCTGATTTAACAGAAGAGCCATGGAATAAAGAGAAtaaagaagaatgaacctccctgctgcttgcatgaaaaaaaatcaataaagagaaggggggaggggggtgaaaatggaaaaaaatgtatagatgaaagaaaaatattaaatgtaacaaatgtataaatactctatacaataaaaaaaaaattaatagaaaaaataaacaaacaaactgtgaagcgtagccaatggggctgggtggaggcaCCGAAggggacgtggctgggcattccgggggcggggcattcctgggctggggctgtggcaaggacgcgaaGCTGCTCATGACCAGTCCTTGAAACTCTTGGGCCGGAAACAAATGCATCGCATGAGCTCAGGTGCTGCTGCACAAGCCttgcgctggtgcacctcctgctagactgcttcaagttctgcgcgctactgctgagaggaggggcgtaactaaggcaaaaattacgtggcaaaatcaccaattagtaaccccctctcggcacatacaaataattagtaacctactcttgagaacctgctggatcccacctctgctcacatcTCTTTATCGATGGAATCTCTAGCCTGCTAGATGGGCTGGTATTCAGAGCACATGAACTGGTGATACTTAGAAAGGCATTTAGAGATTCTGCAAGGAGGAGCCATTTCTGCTTTGGTCCTTACTTGGTGGTCTTCCACTTCCTCCTGTATGTCCTCACAGCTTCTCTGTGGCTGAAGAAGCCCACCATGCTCTTTGTGTGAAAATTCTTTCACTTCCTTAAAATCCACTTATTTAACAGTGCATTCGCTTACTCAGTTCTCACCAGTTTCTCTTCCAGTGTCAGCtgattcactcccttccctctgctCGTTGGACAGTTAAACATCTTGCCTTCACAGTTCTGTTGTTTATTTAATAGATACCATAATCTCTTTTGGGCAAGAACTTCTTCTGTGCCATTCATAGCACAGCGCTAGAGCgaaataatattaaataaataaatataaataatacacaCCAATTCTAAAAAGGCAGACACCTCACACCTGCTAGTGGAGAAATACAGTCAGACCTGTTCCGTCAGGCCTAGACTTCCCCTCCGCAGCACAGTTCCAATGACCGGTCACCTCGAGAAGGGGCTGTGCACGCAGGGTGAGAGGAGGTATCGCCCCCTTGCATTTCCCAGTTGGGCAGTGCCTGCAGTGACTGACTAGCAGCTCTGGCATCGGCAGCTTCTTCTGTAGGAGCTTCCTGGGATATGGAGGGAATTGTTCTGAACTCTGACTGGTCTCTTGTATAGAGGCAGGTGGGAATTCTCACTCACTTCAGCCTGTTTTTGCAACCACTTCGGGGGTCAAATTACTATGTATTGGGACTTGGGGGAAAGACATTTCAATGGGACAGTCTCCTGGGGTGACATGCAGGCAACACCTTCCAGTACCGAGTCTAGAAAATCCTGTTGGTGCTCCTGAATAGTACTAGAGATGGAATGACTGATAATGAACGTCCCCAAATAGGGATAATAGCAATCTGCCATGGATGCAAGGAAGAACCTGGCATTAGCTGGTTCATACCTTAGATAATATACAGTGTTAAAAAATGAACATATGAAAAAATAAATTTCAGGgatactgaagaagaaaaattggatttatatcctgcctttctctcctgtaggagactcaaatgggcttataaattcctttccactggtgtaatgccctttgggcaagatgggcagctgcccagggcatcaccttgtggggggcatcaaaatgctgggttcgtttttgggtattttagtggttttccatttttggcctgcagggggcgtagtttttaggctagcggcaccaaaatttcagcgtatcatcagaagactgtccctatgctaccccccaggtttggtgaggtttggctcagggagtccaaagttatggactcccaaaaggggtgcccctatcccccattgtttccaatgggagctaataggagatgggggctacagtttttagggtccataactttggcccccctgaaccaaactgcaccaaacttaggggggtatcattagggcagtctcctgatgagaccctggaaagttttggagactgtgccttcaaggaAATTTGCCCCCACAGCCTgtacaacccccattgacagcaatgcagaaaaaaactcaatccagaacaaaagattcttgggcaaatttctgtgggatgttcctgcagggagtgcattttttggatgtatcgcaCCAAAATTTTCAGAGGTATCATCTACTGCCAgaaatgatggcacccccccaagtttggtgcagtttggttctaccAGGAGGGCAAAAGATTAAGGACCCTCAAAaccgtagcccccatctcctattagctcccattggaaacagccaatggggatgggcaccccctttgggagtccataactttggactcctttgaaccaaactcctcaccaaacttggggagtagcataaggagacagtctccttgatgatatgctgagaaatattggtgctgatatagGTTGTGGTGGAGGGTGGCCGctctacatggggggggggcatccaatccCAGGTTTTGCTCCAGGGCTACAGCTCTTCTGCTCCAAGAAGAGCTGCCTCTGTTACGCccctgttccttcctctcccttcccccctcacaaacaaacacccctgtgagggtgggtgggagctgagagagctcccgtaGGAGCTGGctgatctagcccaggggtagggaaaccTGGCATTTCGAGAGCCGCGATAaagcagctcttctgcccttgcactggcgGCTCCACGGCagccaagccgccagcttcatccttgcctgccccctgcaAGTGGCAGGGCGTAAGTACCACACCAACTGCCCGGGCGGATGGCTGGGCTGTGCCATGGGCTTCCCCcactctcgcccgccccgttggagcccGGTGGGCggcactttcccggtggccggcaaggccgaaagccgccggcttcatccttgcccgcctctGCGAGGCAGCAGGGGCAGGCACatcaattgcccgtggccgggcTGGGCAgtgccacaggcttcccctctcgcttcCACTCCCGTTCGAAAGCGGGGTGCGGTgcttttcccggcggccggcaaggtcAGAGCCACTGGctcccatccttgcctgccctgcaggcagcagggcgggcgcatccatgcgcttctcagaatgagtggagtaaaaggtaaaaaaacccaatatatacagtgttatctttattttaaatgtcaaaaattatttgcggctccaagtgttttcttttcccatggaaaatgggtccaaatggctctttgagtgttaaaggttccctacccctggactagcccaaggtctcccagctggtgtgtgttggagtgcacaggctaatctgaattccccaggggtctgcaacctgcagctctccaaatgttcatggactacaattcccatcagacaattgaccatgctggcaggggctgttgggatttgtagtccatgaacatctggagagccacaggttgcagacccctgccccagataaaccttcacagctcaattggcagagcggggaatcaaacccggttcctccagattagagtacatctactcttaaccactacgccactgttgctctttTATGGGAACATTTTTATGGGAATGACTCAAACACAGGGTAAGCCCACCATGACATTCTCTAGATGTAGAAGGAAGGTTTAAGGAAAAGCCAAACACACTAAAGGCCTTTTCCCGAATAATTCCTAGGGAATGGCCTGTCACTGGTGTTACATGATCCAAATGAACTCGACAGCTGGTGTATTTGTGTCCAGAGATAAATGTCTGCAATCAGAATGTTCCTCTGTCCCTGAGCCATTTTTGTTGTCAAATTGGCTGACTGAAATTTTACTTTAGAGCAAAACCTGTCCCTAGGAAGATGGCATCATAATTAAGGGGAAAATCCGCAAAGTGAAGGATGAGAGACTGTGGGGCACAGGTCGTGAAACAACTTCCAGTACTGGGCCGCTGTCAAAAGCAAGAGCACCTCTCCCATTTGACACTGATGGCATGGATTTTAGGAAGGGCTGTATTTGTTTCAGAGCAAAGCTAAACCATAATAAGAAAGTAAAGGAATAATTCTTATAAATATCCTATGCATTCATGTGAATGTTTTACCTGCACTGGCCCATTTAAGCAATCAAACTTGGCTGCATCCACACATATTATGGGATTTTGTGCTACTGTTCTGCTTCAGCAGTCATTCAGAGCTGGAATGTTTTGTCCACACAGGGAAATCCAGTGGCCAATTATTGTTATGGTGCAGTGATAGTTCAGTAGCCAGcaagttatttattattattattattatttattccacttttataccgccctcccccagagggctcagg of Sphaerodactylus townsendi isolate TG3544 linkage group LG03, MPM_Stown_v2.3, whole genome shotgun sequence contains these proteins:
- the LOC125427872 gene encoding aquaporin-2-like, with amino-acid sequence MYFVSCIKPYAARKCWKRQNNTTVGQAVAVELILTFILVLCVFASTDSCRTDNMGSPVLPIGLSVTTGMVGGIYFTGCSMNPARSLGPAVIMGNYQDHWVFWVGPLAGGITASLIYNFILAPDARGLSERIEVLKGTYGPEDNWLEKNDRRYSVELVEKF